Proteins from a genomic interval of Thunnus maccoyii chromosome 1, fThuMac1.1, whole genome shotgun sequence:
- the LOC121898016 gene encoding uncharacterized protein LOC121898016, with the protein MSSADCLRLFVLCFWLLVGDVNCENTQRGYVLRVQAGQAPVGVHNDNGDHKGLSETSVFRRLSAGYRMPSLDRGQSGYVYPAEQQHTIDSKPSQTQSHYPVIPETQNGNVNHFESGSNSASAMQGGKTVVYNRAGHKAFPDGRKIHQASSDSVFSTGTVQFSPLMYRVRTKSTGGFSPVQVDNTPVSLYSHSSTVSPDIHSVKSSLKSDATPIRHHIQSIHPQESLLTTGSEVNGYQSAHLFHNSLIHDKTNLLPKVLKPIKDIDSTIKGHSPGSNSGGTQMSYPTWSPRVYSGDVTSEARGYAHVRRLKPGFEKTGPHASSATGKKFSETGFPSVNQNQGSYGHDSKNLGFGPGVPISSERQQNLNQNSRESQLSSRHPPLPDRQVLVQGKFKPFQRLPADLPAHTHPSDAPHLEAAVTTLPPSLNCTNTTAITGEMSTKSASPMQTEASDAELLPQTSIPEGQSGSSAEVGPTLEENKPLPDSPPKLQLTEDNIEDDKVVTSPSETDQSSTDQPDTTAANVNSSNTS; encoded by the exons ATGAGCTCTGCAGATTGTTTGAG GCTGTTCGTGCTTTGTTTTTGGCTGCTGGTTGGTGATGTAAATTGTGAGAATACCCAGAGAG GTTATGTCCTACGTGTCCAGGCAGGACAGGCCCCAGTGGGAGTCCACAATGACAATGGAGACCATAAAGGATTGAGTGAAACCTCTGTTTTCAGAAGACTTTCAGCTGGTTACAGGATGCCAAGTTTGGACAGAGGACAAAGTGGCTATGTTTACCCTGCTGAACAACAGCACACCATTGATTCTAAACCCTCACAAACTCAAAGTCATTATCCTGTTATTCCTGAAACACAAAATGGTAATGTCAACCATTTTGAATCTGGCTCCAACTCTGCCTCAGCTATGCAAGGAGGAAAAACAGTGGTGTACAATCGTGCTGGACACAAAGCTTTTCCTGACGGTAGGAAGATTCATCAAGCAAGTTCTGATTCTGTGTTCTCAACAGGTACAGTTCAGTTTTCACCCCTTATGTATCGCGTTAGAACTAAGTCAACAGGAGGGTTTTCACCTGTTCAGGTAGACAACACTCCAGTAAGCTTGTATTCACACAGCAGTACAGTGAGTCCAGATATTCATTCTGTCAAGTCTAGTCTGAAGTCTGATGCAACCCCCATCAGACACCACATACAGTCCATCCACCCTCAAGAGTCACTTCTCACAACCGGGTCTGAGGTGAATGGATATCAGTCAGCTCATCTTTTCCACAACAGCTTAATTCATGACAAGACCAACTTGTTGCCAAAAGTTTTAAAACCTATCAAAGATATAGACTCCACCATAAAGGGACATTCTCCTGGAAGCAACTCTGGAGGCACTCAGATGTCTTATCCAACATGGAGTCCAAGGGTCTACAGCGGTGATGTGACATCTGAAGCGAGAGGATATGCCCATGTCCGCCGCCTCAAGCCTGGTTTTGAAAAAACAGGGCCCCATGCTAGTTCTGCTACAGGTAAAAAGTTCTCGGAAACAGGTTTCCCATCTGTAAATCAAAATCAGGGAAGTTACGGCCATGATTCAAAGAACTTAGGGTTTGGTCCTGGTGTTCCAATATCAAGTGAGAGGCAGCAAAATCTTAATCAAAATTCCAGAGAAAGCCAACTCAGCAGCCGGCATCCTCCACTACCAGACAGACAAGTCCTTGTCCAAGGCAAGTTCAAACCCTTTCAAAGACTTCCCGCTGATCTCCCTGCTCACACCCATCCATCAGACGCTCCCCATCTGGAGGCTGCAGTGACAACCCTGCCCCCTAGTTTGAACTGTACCAATACTACCGCAATCACTGGAGAGATGAGCACCAAGTCTGCTTCACCCATGCAGACAGAGGCCTCAGATGCAGAACTTTTACCTCAAACATCAATCCCTGAGGGCCAGTCTGGGAGTTCAGCAGAAGTTGGACCAACATTGGAAGAAAACAAACCATTACCAGATTCTCCTCCAAAGCTACAACTTACAGAAGACAATATAGAAGATGACAAGGTGGTGACAAGTCCTTCAGAAACAGATCAGTCTTCAACAGACCAGCCAGATACTACTGCTGCAAATGTAAATAGTAGCAACACCAGCTAG